A window of the Sphaerobacter thermophilus DSM 20745 genome harbors these coding sequences:
- a CDS encoding CoA-transferase subunit beta, whose protein sequence is MAGVRERDPVEYTANEMMTIAAARALKDDDVCFVGIGLPSAACNLARLTHAPNLTLIYESGTIGARPDVLPLSIGDGELCETALTTVSVPEMFRYWLQGGRISVGFLGGAQIDRFGNINSTVIGDYRQPKVRLPGAGGATEIATHCGQIFVIMRHSLRAFVEKVDFMTSLGHGSGGDDRQRRGVTTAGPTLVVTDLCIMRPDPETKELTVVSLHEGVEPEQVQEQTGWPLRFADNLERTPPPTEEELTALRDLQARTAKAHAATE, encoded by the coding sequence ATGGCGGGTGTGAGGGAGAGGGACCCCGTGGAATACACGGCAAACGAGATGATGACCATCGCCGCGGCGCGGGCGCTCAAAGACGACGACGTCTGCTTCGTCGGAATCGGCCTGCCGTCGGCGGCGTGTAACCTGGCGCGCCTCACCCACGCGCCGAACCTGACGCTGATCTACGAGTCAGGCACCATCGGCGCCCGGCCGGACGTGCTTCCGCTGTCCATCGGCGACGGCGAGCTGTGCGAGACGGCGCTGACAACCGTCTCGGTCCCCGAGATGTTCCGCTACTGGCTCCAGGGCGGACGGATCTCGGTCGGGTTCCTGGGTGGAGCGCAGATCGATCGCTTCGGGAATATCAACTCGACGGTGATCGGGGACTACCGGCAACCCAAGGTCCGCCTGCCCGGCGCGGGCGGCGCGACGGAGATCGCGACCCACTGTGGGCAGATCTTCGTCATCATGCGACACTCGCTCCGGGCGTTCGTGGAGAAGGTGGACTTCATGACCTCGCTCGGCCACGGGTCGGGCGGCGACGACCGGCAGCGCCGCGGCGTGACCACGGCGGGGCCGACGCTGGTCGTGACCGACCTGTGCATCATGCGACCCGACCCGGAGACGAAGGAGTTGACGGTCGTCTCGCTGCACGAGGGCGTCGAGCCCGAGCAGGTCCAGGAGCAGACCGGGTGGCCGCTCCGCTTCGCCGACAACCTGGAGCGCACGCCCCCGCCGACTGAGGAGGAGTTGACCGCGCTTCGGGACCTCCAGGCCAGGACTGCCAAGGCGCACGCGGCGACGGAGTAG
- the pcaB gene encoding 3-carboxy-cis,cis-muconate cycloisomerase gives MAPANPMFSTPEMAAIFSPGAHVGRMLEFEAALAQAEAAAGVIPAEAAQAIAAACRVERFDVPALYRAAVPAGTLAIPLVRALTEQVAPEGRDYVHWGATSQDVIDTAMVLQMRDGLSLLIARLLDVGDTCAALAEQHRQTLMPGRTLMQQALPITFGLKAARWLGMTTRQVARLDALRREVLVVQFGGAAGTLASLGADGTRVVKLLAERLGLGVPDLPWHAERDRVAEIASALGVVAGAMAKIATDLVLLAQTEVGEVSEGAAPGKGGSSAMPQKRNPVDATFALAAARLAMGAVPVVLSGMAQEQERAVGGWQAEWEALPELFLSTASAVERVRQALSGLEVDAERMRGNLDMGGGLLLAESLTMALARRVGRPEAYRLVQAAVARVREEGTTLREAAMADEQIRAVVTEDEIDQALDPAGYLGSTDAFIDRALARYREVRATVQ, from the coding sequence ATGGCGCCCGCTAACCCCATGTTCAGCACGCCGGAGATGGCGGCGATCTTCTCGCCCGGGGCACATGTGGGCCGGATGCTGGAGTTCGAGGCTGCGCTGGCCCAGGCCGAGGCGGCGGCGGGGGTCATCCCCGCCGAGGCCGCGCAGGCGATCGCCGCGGCGTGTCGGGTTGAGCGCTTCGACGTCCCGGCGCTCTACCGTGCAGCGGTACCCGCCGGGACGCTGGCCATCCCCCTCGTCCGTGCCTTGACCGAGCAGGTCGCGCCGGAGGGGCGCGACTACGTCCACTGGGGCGCGACCAGCCAGGACGTCATCGACACCGCGATGGTCCTCCAGATGCGGGACGGGCTCAGCCTCCTCATCGCTCGCCTGCTCGACGTGGGGGACACCTGTGCTGCGTTGGCCGAGCAGCACCGCCAGACGTTGATGCCGGGCCGGACGCTTATGCAGCAGGCGCTCCCTATCACCTTCGGCCTCAAGGCTGCACGCTGGCTCGGCATGACCACTCGGCAGGTGGCTCGGCTTGACGCACTGCGGCGCGAGGTGCTCGTCGTTCAGTTCGGCGGCGCGGCCGGAACGCTCGCCTCGCTGGGCGCCGACGGCACGCGTGTCGTGAAGCTGCTCGCCGAGCGTCTGGGTCTCGGTGTGCCGGACCTGCCGTGGCACGCCGAGCGGGACCGAGTGGCGGAGATCGCCTCGGCATTGGGCGTCGTAGCGGGAGCGATGGCGAAGATCGCTACCGACCTGGTACTCCTGGCGCAGACTGAGGTCGGTGAGGTGTCCGAGGGCGCCGCGCCGGGCAAGGGCGGATCGTCGGCCATGCCGCAGAAACGGAACCCGGTCGACGCGACCTTTGCCCTGGCCGCAGCACGGCTGGCTATGGGTGCGGTGCCGGTGGTGCTGAGTGGGATGGCCCAGGAGCAGGAGCGCGCGGTCGGTGGCTGGCAGGCTGAGTGGGAGGCACTGCCTGAGCTGTTCCTCTCAACCGCGAGCGCCGTCGAGCGGGTGCGGCAGGCACTGAGCGGTCTCGAGGTCGACGCCGAGCGGATGCGTGGCAACCTGGATATGGGCGGTGGCCTGCTCCTGGCCGAGTCACTGACTATGGCGCTGGCGCGGCGCGTAGGGCGGCCCGAGGCCTACCGCCTCGTGCAGGCCGCCGTGGCGCGGGTGCGAGAAGAGGGCACCACGCTGCGCGAGGCCGCCATGGCTGACGAGCAGATTCGCGCCGTGGTCACCGAGGACGAAATCGACCAGGCGCTCGACCCGGCCGGCTACCTCGGCAGCACCGACGCCTTCATCGACCGCGCGCTGGCGCGGTATCGCGAGGTCCGGGCGACGGTGCAGTAG
- a CDS encoding response regulator encodes MAQVNPLYEHQRPRASARPAKAISVLLVDDHVLFRQALRHLLEAEPDIRVIGEAGDGRSAQQLAERFHPDVILMDISMPGVDGVTATRDLKAGIPNTKIIILTMFAEDGHVIRAIRAGADAYLLKNSESSKVIDAIRAVARGESVIEPQLATKLLNEFRRISEFREEETVAGLTEREIQLLRLVASGMSNKEIAAELSLAESTVKNRLSLLFEKLDVKDRTQAAIYALSHGLITRKD; translated from the coding sequence ATGGCACAGGTGAATCCACTATACGAGCACCAGCGCCCGCGCGCGAGTGCTCGGCCCGCGAAAGCTATTAGCGTACTGTTGGTCGACGACCACGTCCTGTTCCGCCAGGCGTTGCGCCACTTGCTCGAAGCTGAGCCGGACATCCGGGTGATCGGGGAGGCAGGCGACGGCCGCTCGGCGCAGCAGCTCGCCGAACGCTTCCACCCCGACGTCATCCTGATGGATATCAGCATGCCCGGCGTGGACGGCGTCACCGCGACCCGCGACCTCAAGGCCGGCATTCCCAACACTAAGATCATTATCCTCACGATGTTCGCCGAGGACGGTCACGTCATCCGCGCCATTCGAGCGGGCGCCGACGCCTATCTCCTCAAGAACAGCGAGTCGTCCAAGGTCATCGACGCGATCCGGGCGGTGGCGCGCGGCGAGTCGGTGATCGAGCCGCAGTTGGCGACCAAGCTCCTCAACGAGTTCCGCCGCATCAGCGAGTTCCGTGAGGAGGAGACCGTCGCCGGCCTGACCGAGCGCGAAATCCAGCTCCTGCGGCTGGTCGCCAGCGGGATGAGCAACAAGGAGATCGCGGCTGAACTGTCGCTGGCCGAAAGCACGGTCAAGAACCGGCTGTCGCTCCTCTTCGAGAAGCTGGACGTCAAGGACCGCACCCAGGCCGCGATCTACGCACTCTCCCACGGGCTCATCACGCGCAAGGACTGA
- a CDS encoding RNA polymerase sigma factor, which translates to MARIASSAYPGGGRATDRTDCPPDEELIAAAREGDLAAFNALVARYERAVYGVALRLLREPEAAADVTQDTFVRAHAALEQFVGGSARAWLLRIATNRSYDLLRYRRRRPAESLDARPVEEEPVWAVETPPADPEAFATRQELSTRLEAALAALTDDQRVAVVLYDVQGYSYDEIASLTGATLGTVKSRIHRGRARLRELLRQDPRSRELLGEASRQHSGDESA; encoded by the coding sequence ATGGCGCGGATTGCCAGTTCCGCGTATCCAGGCGGAGGTCGAGCCACGGATCGGACAGACTGCCCACCGGATGAAGAGCTGATTGCGGCCGCGCGCGAGGGTGACCTGGCCGCTTTCAACGCGCTGGTGGCGCGCTACGAGCGGGCCGTCTACGGCGTGGCGCTCCGCCTGCTCCGCGAGCCGGAGGCTGCGGCGGATGTGACCCAGGACACCTTCGTCCGAGCCCACGCCGCTCTCGAGCAGTTCGTCGGCGGGTCGGCGCGTGCCTGGCTCCTCCGGATCGCTACCAACCGGAGCTATGACCTCCTGCGCTACCGTCGCCGCCGGCCGGCCGAGTCGCTGGATGCCAGGCCAGTCGAAGAGGAGCCGGTGTGGGCCGTAGAGACCCCACCGGCCGACCCGGAGGCATTTGCCACACGCCAGGAGTTGAGTACGCGGCTGGAGGCGGCGTTGGCAGCGCTGACGGACGACCAACGTGTGGCGGTCGTGCTCTACGACGTGCAGGGATACTCCTACGACGAAATCGCGAGCCTGACTGGCGCGACCCTGGGGACCGTGAAATCCCGGATCCACCGAGGACGTGCGCGCCTGCGTGAGTTGCTGCGGCAGGATCCGCGCTCTCGGGAACTTTTGGGGGAGGCCAGCCGTCAGCATAGTGGCGATGAGAGCGCATGA
- a CDS encoding anti-sigma factor family protein has translation MMAEYVTGHGEHIPDELLSAYLDGDVEDEQTLERIDAHLAQCRDCREALGELRALVRLLGDLPEPAVPRSFALTPEMVQPANVVPGPWFVRFQPALRWATAAAAVLLVLVLGADLALHQPGGQESASEVQIMMADGEAGGAATAGRAAADAATEAAEANAATTAEQSSPVPEAAAPPAPAAGPASPEAAGAQVETFDTPATAGSEAEASRDAPVDQAAEPFAATQEADGPNIWRLAEAVLALVVLWLLVATFALPRLRERRG, from the coding sequence ATGATGGCGGAGTACGTGACCGGACACGGCGAACATATCCCCGATGAGCTCCTCTCCGCGTACCTCGACGGAGACGTGGAGGACGAGCAGACACTGGAGCGGATCGACGCGCATCTCGCCCAGTGCCGGGACTGCCGCGAGGCGTTGGGAGAACTCCGCGCGCTGGTGCGGCTCCTCGGCGACCTGCCGGAGCCCGCAGTGCCCCGGTCCTTCGCGTTGACGCCGGAGATGGTCCAGCCGGCGAACGTGGTGCCGGGGCCGTGGTTCGTTCGCTTCCAGCCGGCGCTCCGCTGGGCTACGGCGGCTGCGGCTGTGCTCCTTGTGCTGGTGCTCGGGGCGGACCTGGCCCTGCACCAGCCCGGAGGGCAGGAGTCCGCGTCGGAGGTCCAGATCATGATGGCCGATGGCGAGGCAGGCGGAGCGGCCACTGCCGGGAGGGCCGCCGCCGACGCGGCAACCGAGGCCGCCGAAGCGAATGCCGCAACGACCGCCGAGCAGTCCTCGCCCGTGCCCGAGGCCGCGGCGCCTCCGGCTCCGGCGGCAGGGCCGGCGTCGCCGGAGGCGGCTGGAGCCCAAGTCGAAACGTTTGACACGCCTGCTACCGCCGGATCGGAGGCGGAGGCGAGCCGTGATGCGCCGGTCGACCAAGCGGCGGAGCCGTTCGCCGCGACGCAGGAGGCTGATGGACCGAACATCTGGCGCCTGGCCGAGGCCGTTCTCGCTCTCGTCGTCCTGTGGCTGCTGGTTGCGACCTTCGCGCTCCCTCGGCTGCGTGAGCGCCGCGGGTGA
- a CDS encoding SIMPL domain-containing protein, with protein MSRMRRWTTAAALVGLLIIGGGVIAAMGDVGRRPFGGQAAAETPSGQRVVTVGGEGRVLVRPDTAQVVLGVMSQGPDLGPVQETVNGQMDAVLASLRDAGIPEERIRTVAFNISVDRDYQQPSAPITGYTVTHLVQVKVKPIDQISGIIDSAVAAGANTVSEVSFVVEDRDAAVRQAREQAINDARQKAQHLAQLAGVQLGPPVSITEGAAPPPMPMPLARDGAVDMAAGAAAIQPGESEIVVSVVVSYGIQ; from the coding sequence ATGTCGAGGATGCGCCGCTGGACGACGGCGGCCGCGCTCGTGGGGTTGCTCATTATCGGTGGTGGGGTGATCGCGGCCATGGGGGATGTGGGACGCCGACCGTTTGGCGGGCAGGCAGCGGCAGAGACGCCCTCAGGGCAGCGGGTGGTGACCGTTGGCGGCGAGGGCCGCGTGCTGGTGCGACCGGACACCGCGCAGGTAGTGCTCGGTGTGATGAGCCAGGGGCCGGACCTGGGGCCGGTGCAGGAGACCGTGAACGGGCAGATGGACGCGGTCCTGGCGTCGCTCCGGGATGCGGGCATCCCCGAGGAGCGCATCCGCACCGTGGCGTTCAATATCTCTGTCGATCGTGACTACCAGCAGCCGTCAGCGCCGATCACCGGGTATACGGTGACGCATCTGGTGCAGGTCAAGGTCAAGCCGATCGATCAGATCAGCGGGATCATTGATAGCGCGGTCGCCGCCGGGGCGAACACGGTGTCCGAAGTGAGCTTCGTCGTCGAGGATCGGGATGCCGCCGTGCGCCAGGCTCGTGAGCAGGCGATCAACGACGCTCGGCAGAAGGCCCAGCACCTGGCGCAGCTGGCCGGAGTGCAGCTTGGCCCGCCCGTCAGCATCACCGAGGGCGCGGCGCCGCCGCCGATGCCGATGCCGTTGGCACGGGACGGAGCAGTCGACATGGCCGCCGGTGCAGCGGCCATTCAGCCGGGAGAGAGCGAGATCGTCGTCAGCGTCGTCGTTAGCTACGGGATCCAGTAG
- a CDS encoding S1C family serine protease → MRRRYSFGTLVVTAALALILGAMAGAASGGLTAFWLTSEADPTRTTTSTDSPPATVRQGTAPTPTAVSQAPPVSTSDVPGSIADLVERVSPAVVTVLNKQAVGGLFGSDGEIQPAGTGTGFIIDDQGRIVTNHHVVEGSEEIEVIFVDGEKANARLLGTDRFADLAVIQVDVPVPATVPLGDSDSLRPGDRVIAIGSALGDFTNTVTEGIVSGLGRSLQTPEGYNMENMIQHDAPINPGNSGGPLLNLNGEVVGVNTAVVRQASLGVTAEGLGFAIPSNTVKALTEELIRAGRVVRPYLGIFYEPLTPRLAQANDLPVDHGVVVNSVEPNSPAGMAGIQADDIITKIDGQAIDSDHPLVNQLFNYKPGDVVELEIYRPRTDETLTVSVTLGERPDDT, encoded by the coding sequence ATGCGGCGCCGGTACAGCTTCGGAACCCTCGTTGTCACGGCGGCGCTGGCCCTGATCCTCGGCGCCATGGCTGGTGCGGCGTCGGGCGGTTTGACCGCCTTCTGGCTCACGAGCGAGGCGGACCCCACCAGGACCACCACGTCGACGGACAGCCCGCCGGCGACGGTCCGGCAGGGTACCGCGCCGACGCCGACCGCCGTCAGCCAGGCACCGCCTGTGAGCACCAGTGACGTGCCGGGTTCGATCGCCGACCTCGTCGAGCGCGTCAGTCCAGCGGTCGTCACGGTGCTGAACAAACAGGCGGTCGGGGGACTCTTCGGGAGCGACGGCGAAATCCAACCGGCCGGCACCGGAACCGGGTTCATCATCGACGACCAGGGTCGGATCGTGACGAACCACCACGTGGTCGAGGGGAGCGAGGAGATCGAGGTGATCTTCGTCGACGGGGAAAAAGCAAACGCCCGCCTCCTCGGCACGGACCGCTTCGCAGACCTCGCGGTGATCCAGGTCGACGTCCCCGTCCCCGCGACGGTGCCCCTGGGCGACTCCGACTCGCTTCGGCCGGGCGACCGCGTGATCGCGATCGGCAGCGCGCTGGGCGACTTCACCAACACCGTGACCGAGGGCATCGTCAGCGGGCTGGGTCGCAGCCTGCAGACGCCCGAGGGCTACAACATGGAGAACATGATCCAGCACGACGCGCCGATCAACCCGGGCAACTCCGGTGGGCCGCTGCTGAACCTGAACGGTGAGGTCGTGGGCGTCAACACGGCCGTCGTGCGCCAGGCCAGCCTGGGAGTGACAGCCGAGGGTCTCGGCTTCGCGATCCCGAGCAACACAGTCAAGGCGCTGACGGAGGAGCTAATCCGCGCCGGGCGGGTCGTGCGGCCCTACCTTGGCATCTTCTACGAACCGCTGACACCGCGCCTGGCACAGGCCAACGATCTACCGGTCGACCACGGCGTCGTGGTGAACAGCGTCGAACCCAACTCGCCGGCCGGCATGGCAGGCATACAGGCGGACGACATCATTACCAAGATCGACGGGCAGGCGATCGACAGCGACCACCCGCTCGTCAACCAACTGTTCAACTACAAGCCGGGCGACGTTGTTGAACTGGAGATCTACCGACCGAGGACCGACGAAACGCTGACGGTTTCGGTCACGCTCGGCGAAAGACCTGACGACACCTAG
- a CDS encoding sulfurtransferase translates to METRSPGRQLLRLILLLTLLMAVACARGEAGPSSLTEAPAVPSQPESYPGGELLVSVEWLAAHLEDPDLRIIDLSPVREYRGGHIPGATHIWWQDTIEVHNSTYGMLVGREGIDRLLTEAGITPETRVVAYDSSGNRYAARLLWALNAIGFNQVALLNGGRQAWQAAGLPLVSAESAPPRGGGVPQTIDYGVLIGPEEIAQHLDDPAFVVVDNRTPEEQAATWHGRLREGRIPGAVSIPWTAVVEPGPVPYYRSPDELRRLFEDAGVTPDKTVVVSGLHGVSAAQTYVALKLLGYPSVRVYDGSWAQWGADPALPVAPLAEGAGG, encoded by the coding sequence GTGGAAACGCGATCGCCGGGCCGGCAGCTCCTCCGGCTCATCCTGCTACTGACACTGCTGATGGCCGTCGCCTGCGCCCGTGGCGAGGCTGGCCCATCCTCGCTGACCGAGGCACCGGCCGTGCCAAGCCAGCCGGAATCGTACCCTGGCGGCGAGTTGCTGGTCTCGGTCGAGTGGCTCGCCGCGCACCTCGAAGACCCGGACCTGCGCATCATTGACCTCAGTCCGGTCCGCGAGTATCGCGGAGGTCATATCCCTGGTGCAACGCATATATGGTGGCAGGATACCATTGAAGTTCACAATTCCACCTACGGTATGTTGGTCGGCCGCGAGGGCATCGATCGGCTGCTCACCGAGGCCGGCATCACGCCGGAGACGCGCGTCGTTGCCTACGATTCAAGTGGCAACCGCTACGCCGCTCGCCTGCTCTGGGCGCTGAACGCGATCGGCTTCAATCAGGTCGCGTTGCTGAACGGGGGGCGACAGGCCTGGCAGGCGGCAGGTCTCCCCCTTGTCAGCGCCGAGTCCGCCCCACCGCGCGGGGGCGGGGTGCCCCAAACCATCGACTATGGCGTGCTGATCGGACCCGAAGAGATCGCGCAGCACCTGGACGACCCAGCCTTCGTCGTAGTCGATAATCGTACCCCGGAGGAGCAGGCGGCGACCTGGCACGGGCGCCTGCGGGAGGGACGCATTCCGGGTGCCGTGTCGATCCCCTGGACCGCGGTCGTCGAGCCGGGCCCCGTGCCGTACTACCGCTCGCCGGACGAACTGCGGCGGCTGTTCGAGGACGCCGGGGTGACGCCGGACAAGACGGTGGTAGTCTCGGGGCTGCACGGTGTCTCCGCGGCGCAGACCTACGTTGCGCTGAAGCTCCTGGGCTACCCCTCGGTGCGGGTATACGATGGCTCCTGGGCGCAGTGGGGCGCCGACCCGGCTCTGCCGGTGGCGCCGCTTGCGGAGGGAGCGGGCGGATGA
- a CDS encoding inorganic diphosphatase has protein sequence MICDAVVEDPRGATERHVWDEVAGTWRTYQHPYATRPWPASYGFLQETWNPVDQDPLDVIILATPPLPTGTCLRVRPVGLLRRPDGDDKILAVAIDDPAYADVRWLAEVPHSDLAAIEAWFRDWSDAGAWEDAAAAERLIRDSQAPGAGWPGSCKV, from the coding sequence ATGATCTGCGACGCGGTGGTGGAAGACCCGCGCGGTGCGACCGAGCGCCACGTGTGGGATGAGGTCGCGGGGACGTGGCGTACTTACCAGCACCCGTACGCGACCCGCCCCTGGCCGGCCAGCTACGGCTTCCTGCAGGAAACCTGGAACCCGGTCGATCAGGACCCGCTTGATGTGATCATCCTGGCAACTCCACCGCTCCCGACCGGTACCTGCCTCCGGGTCCGCCCGGTGGGCCTCCTGCGCCGGCCGGACGGCGACGACAAGATCCTCGCAGTCGCCATCGACGATCCAGCCTATGCGGACGTGCGCTGGCTTGCCGAGGTACCGCACTCCGACCTGGCTGCGATCGAGGCGTGGTTCCGCGATTGGAGCGACGCCGGGGCGTGGGAGGATGCGGCCGCTGCCGAGCGTCTGATCCGAGATTCCCAGGCACCGGGCGCGGGGTGGCCGGGCTCGTGCAAGGTCTGA
- a CDS encoding DUF2103 domain-containing protein — protein MRYRDGILKIEHGILPGLKEVLLRLTEVEDVRSIVPGRIYATRGRPGGALTVRVSAPTATGVKLIARRGSSVQEVFVVCDDRAAVEQVLRAAGVDPRRSRRR, from the coding sequence ATGCGCTACCGCGACGGCATCCTGAAGATTGAGCACGGCATCCTCCCGGGGCTGAAGGAGGTTCTCCTCCGGCTGACTGAGGTTGAGGATGTGCGTTCGATCGTGCCCGGCCGCATCTACGCCACCCGTGGGCGGCCCGGCGGGGCGCTAACGGTGCGGGTCAGCGCGCCCACGGCGACCGGGGTGAAGCTCATCGCCAGACGGGGCTCGTCGGTGCAAGAGGTCTTCGTTGTCTGCGACGACCGGGCCGCGGTCGAGCAGGTGCTCCGGGCGGCCGGTGTCGATCCGCGGCGCTCCCGGCGTCGGTAG
- a CDS encoding SDR family NAD(P)-dependent oxidoreductase, with translation MTRLGGKRALVTGGAAGIGRAIVEAFLNEGASVVATDIDADGLDALGGDLEAGERLVTLPADVASAADWERAVSLARERFGGLDILVNNAGIEMLGTVETLSEDAWDRVMAVNVKSMYLGARAALPLLRESRGVVVNMASINGLTGVAGSVAYVTSKHAIVGFTRALALDCAKDGIRVNAVCPGPVDTPMVERVARLLGQGDAEAGYAILRTMTPLGRLIAPAEVAAVVVHLASDEASFTTGTAYPIDGGFTAR, from the coding sequence GTGACACGATTAGGCGGCAAACGAGCGCTGGTGACGGGCGGGGCGGCCGGAATCGGCCGCGCGATCGTTGAGGCGTTCCTTAATGAGGGTGCGAGCGTCGTCGCGACCGACATCGACGCGGACGGACTGGACGCGCTGGGTGGTGATCTGGAGGCTGGTGAGCGACTCGTCACCCTGCCCGCAGATGTCGCCTCGGCTGCGGACTGGGAACGGGCGGTCTCACTCGCCCGTGAGCGCTTCGGCGGCCTCGACATCCTGGTCAACAACGCGGGGATCGAGATGCTGGGCACGGTCGAGACGCTGTCGGAGGATGCTTGGGACCGTGTCATGGCCGTCAATGTCAAGAGCATGTACCTGGGGGCCAGGGCCGCGCTGCCGCTGCTGCGGGAGAGCCGCGGCGTAGTGGTCAATATGGCGTCCATCAATGGGCTGACGGGCGTCGCGGGCAGCGTCGCGTATGTCACGAGCAAGCACGCCATTGTCGGGTTCACAAGGGCGCTTGCGCTCGACTGCGCGAAGGACGGCATCCGCGTTAACGCTGTGTGTCCGGGGCCGGTCGACACCCCGATGGTGGAGCGTGTCGCCCGATTGCTCGGCCAAGGTGACGCCGAGGCCGGGTACGCGATACTGCGGACCATGACGCCACTCGGACGGCTGATTGCGCCTGCCGAAGTCGCGGCGGTTGTCGTGCACCTCGCGTCGGACGAGGCCAGTTTCACCACCGGCACGGCGTACCCCATCGACGGCGGGTTCACGGCGCGGTGA
- a CDS encoding secondary thiamine-phosphate synthase enzyme YjbQ, whose translation MVRTERWEIQTRGGGEMHDLTPRVESAIAASGCQDGIVTVFVAHTTAAVAISEFEPGLIEDFPAMLERLIPADQGYRHDAINRDDNAHSHLRASLLGPSLTVPFDRGRLALGIWQRIVLIDFDTHPRARQVVVQVLGE comes from the coding sequence GTGGTTCGTACGGAGCGCTGGGAGATCCAGACGCGTGGCGGCGGGGAAATGCACGACCTGACGCCGCGCGTCGAGTCGGCGATCGCCGCGAGTGGGTGCCAGGACGGCATCGTTACGGTCTTCGTGGCGCATACGACGGCCGCGGTGGCGATCAGCGAGTTTGAGCCGGGGCTGATCGAAGACTTCCCGGCTATGCTGGAGCGCTTGATCCCCGCCGACCAGGGATACCGCCACGACGCGATCAACCGCGACGACAACGCCCACAGCCACCTGCGTGCGTCGCTGCTCGGGCCGTCGCTCACCGTGCCGTTCGACCGTGGGCGGCTCGCGCTGGGGATCTGGCAGCGGATCGTCCTGATCGACTTCGACACGCACCCGCGGGCGCGGCAGGTCGTGGTGCAGGTGCTGGGCGAGTAG
- a CDS encoding helix-turn-helix domain-containing protein — MGERGESYREAVGATIRGLRLTRGWSLRDLSQASGISVPYLSEIERGRKDPSGAVLAQLAEALDLSLGALLCEIGRAIDASYTPDGAMSARQELRAALEGLPEEDVAEVARFARYLRWRREQDSG, encoded by the coding sequence ATGGGCGAGCGCGGGGAGTCCTACCGCGAGGCGGTTGGCGCGACGATCCGCGGGCTGCGCCTCACCCGGGGTTGGTCGTTGCGCGACCTCAGCCAGGCGTCGGGTATCTCCGTACCCTACCTGAGCGAGATCGAGCGGGGGCGGAAGGATCCGTCCGGAGCCGTCCTCGCGCAGCTTGCGGAGGCGTTAGATCTGTCGCTCGGTGCACTGCTCTGCGAAATCGGTCGCGCGATTGACGCGAGCTACACCCCGGATGGGGCCATGTCGGCCCGCCAGGAGCTCCGAGCGGCGCTGGAAGGCCTGCCGGAGGAGGACGTAGCGGAGGTGGCGCGCTTCGCCCGCTACCTCCGGTGGCGCCGGGAACAGGACAGCGGTTAG
- a CDS encoding sulfurtransferase, which produces MSFSIDRSRVLVSTAWLAGNLDNPTVRIIDCRYYFEGPSGREVYAESHIPGAVYLDWVADLSDPNHPVDYMMPPAEQVAAVMSRLGVGDDTLIVAYDDEGGHYASRLWLILARYGKEGQMRILDGGWTRWVMEERPVTMEPTPLPAPATFTIDPAAERPNIIATLEDVMQARESGSAVILDVRRLSEYTGEEVRAKYGGRIPGALHMFWQENLNWDGDRTFIPVDRIRARHEAAGVTPDTPVITYCQGAVRAAHAALSLWMSGYRNVRVYDGSWAEWGNRDDVPIATGPADEA; this is translated from the coding sequence ATGTCCTTCTCGATAGACCGGAGCCGGGTGCTCGTCAGCACGGCGTGGCTTGCCGGGAACCTGGACAACCCGACGGTGCGGATCATCGATTGTCGCTACTATTTCGAGGGTCCCTCGGGCCGTGAGGTGTACGCCGAATCCCACATTCCGGGGGCGGTCTACCTCGACTGGGTGGCCGACCTGAGCGACCCGAACCACCCGGTGGATTACATGATGCCGCCGGCCGAGCAGGTGGCGGCGGTGATGTCCCGACTGGGGGTCGGGGACGACACGCTCATCGTGGCCTACGATGACGAGGGCGGACACTACGCCTCGCGCCTCTGGCTCATCCTGGCTCGGTACGGCAAAGAGGGACAGATGCGCATCCTCGATGGTGGCTGGACGCGCTGGGTGATGGAAGAGCGACCGGTGACGATGGAGCCGACCCCGTTGCCTGCACCGGCGACCTTCACCATCGACCCCGCTGCAGAGCGGCCGAACATCATTGCTACTCTCGAGGACGTCATGCAGGCGCGGGAGAGCGGGAGCGCGGTGATCCTCGACGTGCGCCGGCTGAGCGAGTACACCGGCGAGGAAGTCCGCGCCAAATACGGTGGGCGCATCCCCGGTGCCCTGCACATGTTCTGGCAGGAGAACCTCAACTGGGATGGCGATCGCACCTTCATCCCGGTGGACCGCATCCGGGCACGACATGAAGCAGCGGGGGTCACGCCGGACACGCCGGTCATCACCTACTGCCAGGGGGCGGTGCGCGCCGCTCACGCCGCACTCTCGCTCTGGATGAGCGGCTACCGCAATGTGCGGGTCTACGACGGCTCGTGGGCGGAGTGGGGCAACCGGGACGACGTGCCGATCGCCACCGGCCCGGCGGACGAGGCCTGA